The sequence agtacagtctgctctgtcctttcttgtagatggcttcactgttgtgtctccagtccagtctgttgtccacatgaacaccaaggtatttatattcctcaaccacctccacttcttctcccatgatggaaacagggtttgatctgaccctgtttctcctgaaatctacaatcatctcctttgttttgttaacattcaagatgagatgattgttcccacaccatgccacaaagcggtccaccagctctctgtactcagcttcttgtccatctctgatacacccgacaactgcagagtcatctgaatatttctgtagatgacaggagtctgacttgtactggaagtctgaagtgtacagagtgaaaaggaatggtgagagtacagtcccctgtggtgctcctgtgctgctgatcacctggttagacacacaattcttcagtctgacaaactgtggtctgtttgtcaggtagtcattgatccaggtgattgttgaggcctccacctgagtgttctggagtttcagacgaagcaggtcaggctggattgtgttaaatgcactggagaaatcaaagaacatgatcctcacaatgctgcctgctttgtccagatgacagtgggtttgttgaagcaggtgtatgatagcgtcttcaactccaactccatggcgataagcaaactgcagggggtcctgatatgtgctggtttgcttacacaggtgggtcaacaggagtctctccaggaccttcatgatgtgggatgtcagggcaacaggtctgtagtcattgatatctgaagggtgagttttctttggtaccggaaccagacaggatgtcttccacaacagtggtaccttctcttgggtcaagctaaggttgaaaaggtgttgcagaatccatCGTGAGTGAACATAGTTCATCACCTCATCATGAAATGGAAGCTAGAACACTACCAGGCAACGGAAGTAAACAAATCTAGAAATTGTGTCTCCGTCTCTGTGTTCAGAACCTGTCGTGCGGTCTGATAACCTTTCATTGAAGCATCCTACAGGCTAAAAGAGGAGAGGGGGCGTCTGGCTTGATATCTACCCATTGTACAAAAACCAGCATGGTTGTGAGAGTGCAATTGTGCATCTGAAATGGGTAACTTGTACATGTGCGGAAGCACCATTCATGCTGAACAACAGGTTTTTGAGCACCATATTGTTCTGTGCAAATGAGTCTGcccacattttttattttttttctgcttccaaagagccagactttcttgtaatcttatAAATTGGTCGTGAGGAGTAGCTCTCCAGGCTTTCAACGATTTCCTTTGGACATCGGCTGCTTTTTCTACCATTTCCAGTTCAATCACTGTACATTACCATTTCCATTGGAATGTTTCATCACGTTTGTACATGTTTCAATGAATTGCCACTCCTACTTCGCTGGGAATGCATTGctaaatgaggggtggctcaagattTTTTGCACTGTATTGTATACTTCAATCCAGACAACAATCTTTTCTCAGGGAATGGTTAACTTTTTTCATCAAATCAATgccaaaccacattctgcaAGTATTGCAACTTCATGGCTCTGCAGTAAAAGGGTCTAAGTGCTAATTTGTTCTCCCTGAtatatgtgcacacacacatatatatatatatgtgtgtgtatatatatatatatatatatatatatatatatatatatatgtcaacTCCAACGTCCATTTCATGTTCCTGTCACACTTGGAAAGCACTGCCAGCTTAAATGAGTCAACCAGATGTCGCATTttcaacatttaacatttaataCCATGTCATCTACTATTTTCAGGGTCATTTCAGGCtcacaaagtgtaaaaaaaactcTGGGCATATTTTTTTATTGGGTCAATCATGAACGCACATCATGACCGTCAGGGTGGTAGAGTTCATGTCGTGTTTACTCTTGATGTTCGTGTCCGCTGCTTATCATAAAGGGGACAGGCACACAAACAACGGAAGCAGCTTGACATAGTCCAGACAGCATTCCGCTTGAATTGGACCTATCTCTGCCTCGTCACCACCAGTAACTCAGATAAGCTTCTCATGAATAAGTTGAGGAGttcctctctctcctcctcctcctcctcctccctcctggcTCTCCGCCCCTGCGTGTCCCGTTGAATTCCTCCTGCCAGGCATCAGGTTCCCGGGGGAGAGGGCGGAGAGTTGGCTGCAAACTTCGTCACACAAGAGTCTAGCAGTAAGGTCGGACAAACTGGGGGGACGCGTCTTACCGGAACTCTTGGACAGAGAGGCGCCCAGCTGGCCCTGACTGACGGAGGACTGAGTTACATCAAAGCGGAGAGGAAGGGAATGCAGAAGTGAAACGTGAGCGGAAACCTGTCGGGATGAGGCTGGCGTAGGCTACAGGAGAGTATAAAACGGGCGGACCTGTTGCTGCCCTGTAGATCCCTGAACTGTTCTTTCAGAGTCTGCCCGGCAGCTAAAGGTGTAATGTCAACCAGGCGGACCAGAAGTACGAACGGCTCGGACCTGAGCAGGACCACGGCGGCCCGGGCCGCAGCCATAGCTGCGCAGCTTCACCATGAGTGCTCCATCTTACTGGAGCTGTATGTGAGTATGAGAGCTGACTTTTCCACTGGCTGCAACCTGCCAGCAGGTCACAGTGTGAGGGAAACGTGGAGAAACATgtacgtgcatgtgtgtgcgtgagagTGAGGAgggtgtgcgtgcgtgtgtgtgtgtgagggagaaagagaaaaacggACCAAGGTTAACTGGAAGAATGATAgtttctgtgcgtgtgtgtgtgtctgtgcgtgcaTGTTGGCATCTGTGTGTATCTGAGAGAAGTTCACCGACAAAGTGGGTGCGCTTGAGAGGGAGCCCACAAAAGAGGGATGAAAGGGGTGCGTGCAAGAGCAAGAtaagattgtgtgtgtgtattccagtatgtatatttatgtatgagagagacagaaaatatGTCCAAGGCAGCAGGGGGTGAGAATGCAGAGTAGaggggtgtgtgtgcgtgtgtgtgtgtgtgtgtgtgtgtgtgtgcgtgtgtgtgtgtgtgtgtgtgtgtgtgtgtgtgtgtgtgtgtgtgtgtgtgcgtgtgtttgtgtgtgcgtgggtgGGTGGGGATCGTGAACTCAGTTGGAATGATGGAGGTGGGTGTTGTTATGACGACGCCTTCATATTCTTTCCACAAACCCGCGTGTCTTTGCTGATAGGTGCGAGAGCTGCTAGTTATTAAAACTTCTTGGCTTCCAGCCAACTCGATCCCTCATCCTTTCTTTCATGCGTCTTGCCCGGAGGAAGGGAGCAGCCAGGCATTTATCCTCAAAGTTCACATCCACCTCGTATTTAGGTCGCAGTATTGTGCGGTCCATGGCAAAACCCTCAGTTTGCACTTCTAGTGGTGGTTATTAAAACATGTATATATAAGACTAGCAAATTCATAGTTAATTAAACGTATAAGATGAATAGATAATTTATTAGACGCAAACAGTGACTCACCGACCTTTGCTCTGTCAcctttgtttcctcctctgagaaaagaaaaaagggaagaaaaaccAGTAAGCCTTGCTACCGTTTCTTCATTATAATCCTCCAACAGCAAAGTTCGCCTTCAACCGCAGCTCTACAaaggttaaaggataagaccggttttttgacattgggcccttgattgcacattataacatgatgttctacccacccctgcttgttgttgaacatttggagctgttccgaagatattcgcgaggcgtctggctgctctcttgagatattcggccatgaaacggtttcctatgggcaagcttatacaggcacaaactatgctgtttataatttattaattactgtacactagcactgataacgtggaggtgcgtcgcttacttaaaaaaatccgggttactaattttgaattttagccgaatgaataaataggcagcaggtctgtgggctgtctgtggcagtagcacgacgaggacgtcagtaacacccactttacgacaaaaaaatcaaaattacagtaacccggatttttttaaggaagcgacgcacctccacgttatcagtgctaatgtacagtaattaatagattataaacagcatagtttgtgcctgtataagcttgcccataggaaaccgtttcatggccgaatatctcaagagagcagccagacgcctctcgaatatcttcggaacagctccaaatgttcaacaacaagcaggggtgagtagaacatcatgttataatgtgcaatcaagggcccaatgtaaaaaaaacggtcttatcctttaaggcaaTCGCCTGGCAGTGGCATTTAGAAAGTGGAATTACCAAAAATAAGAATAGCTCATGTCTTGGAGGAAATACCTGTCTTCGTGGCCAATAATCACAACATCGTACATACACTTAACACACAGGGCGCAAAATGCACGACGTTTAAACACACAAAACCAACTTAATGATATCTGAGCCCACACTATGTGAGCGCGCACACAAGCCAAGCACCAGTGACCTGCGATCTCATGCAATTAAACTGAttgttagaaataaaaaaagttatgGTGTAGATTTAAAGTAGATATGCATGATGAACTTTGTAATTCAGTCACTGATTAAATATAAGAACTGTTTTAAATGGTGGCTTGCTTGAGGAGGTGTTTGTAAGGGAACGCTCACTTTACCACAGTTGTGTTTCTGGGCTGTGTGTTGGATAAATATCCTGTTGTAGGAGGGAACTTCTGTtcattttttgcagcttttctttCAGATGAGCGAGACTAATTTTTGTTGGTATTTTTCATTGAATCCATTGTCCCTGTGCCAACACAAACCTGTAGCAACCATCAGTCCGCCCTTCGGCTTTATAGTTGGAGAGTGTTTTCATTTGATTAGCCTTTCTTGAAATCCTGCAAGCACACATCTGGTTTCTTGGTTTTCCAGGCCTCAACTAGAACTCCACTTTTCCTGTAAACCTTAGTTTTTCCTCGTCTTACCCTGCCTTATGAGCAGAGTGCCAGGTAGCTACTTAGAGATGCCAATGGCTGTTGATCATTGGGACAAGGTATGAGCAAGAGTTTGCTTTGAAATTGCTTAATTTGGCCTTTGCAAATGATGTCTGTCCACAGACTGTAGCTGTTATTAGATGCTCTTTTCCTTTgtttcaaataaatgaataaataagcaaataaatgaatgattAATTTAACAGAAGAAAATACACCAGTCTTGTTTCaatgtttaaagaaaaatgagTCTTTAACTGTGTTCCTTTGGAGCGCAGCTGATATACTCTCCTACGTTTGCACAGTGACAGAACCTTATGCTTGCCACTACACATTTCTGTGATTTCTTTTCTTGTCTTGCAGGAAGCACAACTTTGTTAGTTTTCGGCACATAAACTCTCAAATCAAATGTTCAGACTAGTCAGTCTTTCAGGCAGCGTGTTATTGTTTCCAGGCAGCCTGCCCCATGTCTATTATTTGGGTGGGAAAACACTCGTTTACAACGTCCGTCTCATTGCTCTTAAATCATTATCAGGATTTACCACGTCATCATAATTCTCAGGGATCCATGAGGATATTGTTTCAGGCCGCACAAACGTTTCCCTGGGCATCCATAATGACCTGCAGTAACATTCCCGCTGCAGTCTGAGCCGTTACAACAACTTTCCCCCTTGACTTTCAGAACACATGGGTCACATCAGGCTATTCTTTCACGCTGGTTAACTTGCACGCAGGGTTCAACATTAATGCCTCAGTATAAAGTCACAAAGTGGCCTCAAACCTCGCGCAAGTACTAAAAAGACAGCTGCAAATCATCCCTGCAAAGAGAGCCAACAACATTACCAAACCAAATCATAACCTCAGATTTGTCATCATTCAAACAACTATGTCTCAGTGTATAGACATTTTATATTGTGGTATGTTGTTTATTTAAAGTACAGTGAATGTATGCTAACGATCAGGCACTACTACAAATGATATGATAGTCCACTGGGCCCGTATAAGTCAGCTCTTGTGTCATTTAGGtgaccaaaaaaagaagaaaagttcaCATCAGGAGGCGTTCCTGGATGGCAGCCTCATGATTGCAACGTTAAACCATCATTTTTATTACTTTAATTTTACTTTTGGTTTACACTTTGCATATCAAGTCATTGTCGTTGTTGTGGATTTAGGAACAAATCACGATTTTGGATTTTGGTTGAAATTGATTCTTTTCGAGGTCTTACATAGCAGCCATTTTAGCCATTATTATTAGTATCCTTTAGTGGACCGGTGGGACAATGTGAATTGCCTTTTTGCAATACTGGATTGATATTGATGTTAAACCAGTCGTGTAACTTTATTGgaagtatatatatttttctttcctgCTTAGCATATCGACTGGAAGCACAGTTTGCAGGGCTGTGTCCATAGCTTCCTCATTAGCAAAATGTTTAATCCAGTAAGATCTGAGGCAGCATCTTAGTCGTGTTGCATCATATCTTAATTGGCTAATTTGAACAATAAGTGATGTCTAAACGTGTTGTTTTGTGGCTATGCCAGGCTAGCTTTTCCTCTATGTTTGTAGTCTAATAGCTTGCTAGCTGTAGACTTGGTTAAGTTAGTCTTGGTAAGCAGTTAAGTGAAAACATCTGTTCCTTTAGTGTCTGTTTCTTTTCTAAAACCCAAAAAGTTTTGCATCCCGCCAGAATTATTCCTAAAGCATTGCGTGTTATTGAGTTGGCTTTTTTGCTTGATTATTTGGGGCCTCTGTTATTATAACTGGCTCACTCTAACTTTCTAGAGAAGGTTAGAAGTCCCACTGGAGATGGGCTGAGCAGAAATTCTTCTTCAGACTAGTTGGGTGAGCCAGAAGAAATTCCTATCGCATTGTGGCAGAATTCCCTTTGCCTCAATTTAAGCCATTTTAAACGGAAGGCACAAACGGCTATCAAAAGTAACATCCGTGTGGTTTGAGTGACAACATTCGTCAATTATCAACTCGTGCATTTCACTTTCTGATATCATTCTCTGATTATTATCCTCCCACATCTCACATTTGTTCTTTGTTCTCgccctttttcttctttctgttttttcattCTCAGAGAAAGAAGGAGAGCCTCCCCCCAGAAGTGGCTGATGGCCGGCTGGTGTCTGTCCCTCCTTCTTCATCCCAGCTGGACACCAGAGACGAGCTCTGGCGTCTGCACTCTGCTTTGCTGCAGTGCCGCAGCTTGCTGGAGAGAGCCATTgccaaagaggaagaggagctggGTGGTGGGGAGAAGGGCGAGTATGAGAACATGAGGAAGACGGTAAAGGACAGACTGTCGCTCCTCTTAATCAACACTGGAGAACTCCTCAAAGCTACTGATGGTACTACCATCTTGACTCCTAGCTTGGAGGGCTTGGAGGTAAGTGGCCGTGTGACAGATGTGAAAGTGAAGagccagacaaaaaaaaactgaggcAGAGCCATTTACGTCCTCTCATTTGCAGTTAGATGGTCCGGCAGTTCTGTTTGATCTGAAGCTTTGGGTCTACCGGATCTTCAAAGAAGTGGACCACTGGACCAAGACGGCCATCAGTACCTTGCAAGAGCTGCCGTCAGGTGTTGCCAAAGAGCGAATGAGGAGCACGCGATTAAGGAGCACGAGAAGCACTCAGAGATGAGGTGTGAGGGTGATGAAGAATAATGCGTGAGAAAAAAGTGGTTTGGGAGAAAATGAAAGAGCTGGGTGCAGGACATGAGAAGATGAGGTGTTCAAAGGACCAAAGTGAGAGGCCAGCTGATATGGAGGGTAAGAAGATAATAACCAGCTGAGAAAGGCACAGATCCCTGCTGAAATGGGGGGGAACTGCATTCTTTTTAGAACCAGAGACCTCGGATGGAAAGGGCGCAAGACTTAACCACAAACATGGAACAAGATAGTCTATGAgagtctttatttatttttcatcgtGTATGATTATGTCAAACAACAGTAAAAATGTAaagtaaaggaaaaagaagTTAATACCATTACTTACTTTTTCCAGTCGTCAACACATCTATCACAGTTTAACTGTATGTAGCACTCCCCTTACACAGCTGCAGGCACACTGCCAGGATGAACGGCGGGTTACTGATGAGACAGCCAGCAAGGGGTGCATTCTCGTGAAAGTGGAAGCATTTCAATGCGCTTGTGATTTTTGAATACTACAGTTTCATATCTTACCTAACAACGATGAGTGTTTGAAAGAAAATATGAAACAGCACCCTCTAGTGTTTATATGGTGATATTACTTGATTCATTTCTTGATTTTCCCTGGGTATTACTCATTGTATAAAATtttctatatatatttttattttttcttatgttttatggtgcCGTATTAGCAATCAAATAattctaaacaggaagtgtagTGACAATACAATGTAAAGAGCAGAACACTGCAGAATTAGTGAAAATACTAATCCATTTAAATTATTTCAGATACAGATTTAACTTGtttaaaataacagaaaactgCCGAATCAGAGGGTTATGCTACACAGCCCTGCACATGCAGGAAGCGTGGGTGTAAAAGAAAGAGAAGACAATGCAGACGGGATTAGATCCTTTATATTGAAGACTCACAAGGATGAACAGTAAGATTTATGAAAATAGAGGagcaaaaagcaaacaaacagatGACGGAAGAACATCGATGTCACCTCCGTCTATCAgattcaatttaatttagttttattttatttatttatttttccggCCAAAACAGGAAAAAGGAACCCTTTCTGTTTCGACTTTGACATGCAGATTTGATTTATAGTATGTCTGTCTGTTGATGGGTGCACTGGAAGTATGAAGTTTGAGTGTCACAGGGTGTACTAAACTGTTTTCAGGCTTCTGAAAACTGAATGTTGTTTCttcaaaaaaaaaccaaaaaaaaccaagGAGTTTGTTACATTATTAGAAACAAAGGTTTAGTACTTAAAATACTGCTTGGGTGAATTTGGGCCACACATGTTATGCGTCAGTCACGGATGGACCCACACAACACTTTCTTACAGATTCCAAGGAAGCACTGAGGATAAATTTCCGTTAACAAAATATTTTGTGTTTATATGTTCTGTGGAATGATTATTTTTAGCTCACTATTTTACACTTTAATATTTCTATCTTCAACAGAAAAGTTGTTTATTATACAACAAGGTGCTGTGGGAGCGAGTTGTAGACAAATGGTGTGAAGTACAAAGGGAGGATTATTTTTAGCGAATTGTCGGAAACTGTTAAGAGTTTTAACATAGTGAAGACTGCATGATCAGCTGCCTTATCTTCAGCAGTGTATGAATAACTCCCTTCAACTAAATATATTGATTTCCTTATGAATTGTGTTGGTGTAATTGCCGTTTGCTGCATCTTTAATTCTTACAAAAGTTTTAACACTAAAGAGACCAGTCAAAAGTGCCAGATTTCATTTTTATCTTGGCTAACAAATTAGCTTGGTTGTCCAAAAGGAGCTTTGGTGTCCCAAAGTTTGGAGACTTTCACACCATTTGGACCAAATAGTCCAatgctggtctggagagaagcGGTGGACTCGCTTTGGCTCAAACTGGGCTGTGGTTCAGCTCGTTTCTAATGCGCTAAAAATGCTTGGGATCGTACAGATCATTGAACCATTTAAAGGAAGTAATGttcatccagccatccattttgtatacctgcttaatccagaTCTGGGttgcggggggctggagcctattccagcttCTACTGGGTGAGAGGAAGGAAACACCCTGAATGGGTCGCCAGTTCATCACAGAGGCAAACAACCAAGCACTCTCATACTCACTCCTACGTTCAATTGAGAATCTGAGGTAACGTCAGGTAATATCTAAATCTAAAattgcatccatccattttcagtaCCATATTTGTCCAAATTCTAATTAAGATATGCTCCAATCTGTATTGTTCATCAAAACTGAGCGAGTTCATGTTCATAGGTCACAatttgaaattctgaacaaagTTCACAATCACAGATTTAACTAGTTGATGTTGACCTCTTCCTTCTATGGTACATAGTGTTAGTGCTATGAAGTATAGGAACATAGGGCCCCCACTGCCACCTGAGCAGATGCATGCGCATCTCTGTATTTATCTGTTTTATTTCTGCCTTCAAAATACTCTAAATAAAActctttttatgaaaaacaaaatgctgTTGGTGTATTGCCTATTATATTTAATCATTTCCACACAGCCATATAAGCATATTAGCCAGCAGAAGCTCTGACAAATGCTTCAGTCTCACAGTTAAACATCAGATTAATGTTAAATTCAAGAGTGAGTGAAACGGTGCTACTTCAACAAACATACTAAAAAAACAGGCCAATAGCTCTGTGACAAAATCTGGTGTGGGCGCACGATAAAAGGTAAAATCATAGTGGCAGTACAGGACACAGGTGAAGACACATCGATGTGCAGCTGTCTGCATCGAGGCCAAAACAAAGGTTCAACTTGCATTACATGTGCTCTTTTCTAGCTTTCTACTGAGAAAGTTGGGTATTACATACGTCAGATTCAGCTGGCAGGCCTAACTCTTTCACTTCTTTTACAGATGTCTTCTGAAAGCTCCTTTTTGTTTCGGTATACCACTTTCTCAGTTTCTGTCTTGATGTCTGATGTGGGAATGTTTTTCTACAACAACTCCTTGTAGTTGCAAATGTGTCAGTCACTGCACACTAATCGCTGTAATTGTCCTAATGCAGTTGCATTAGTTGTATAAATGGTATTTATGCCAGTGACTGGTGCACAAGTGAACACACCAATGGGGGGGCTGCAGGCACAATTTAGCATGACACTTTAACTGTCAGCAAGAACATTGTTCAAAACCGCCAGATTGAGCTGCGTGCACTTCATGTTACTCAGGTAAAAACAGCCTTCAAAATTTACTGAAAATATAAGCCCTTCTAATGTATGCCCTCATTTTCATGTGTTGAAGCACAACACGGACATCCATTATGACTAATATATGATCAAGTTAACTAAAAGAAACACAAggtatttcttctgttgtggttattgatttggccttgtctgaccatttttgtattttatttgatttatttatcactcagaatgttcaaacaatcagcttctcagttaagaagaggaacattaatgagaaaacaagtgctcagtttagggaggccatagctatgttaccaacaatgagcgcagagtctgttgaaggactgctggatcatttcaacttaggctgcggctatacgaaaacgtttttcactgtaaacgatactttttcttatcgtttcgctgtcgcggccacacggagccggcgttcccactaccccaaaacgatagtttttgagaacgggttccagagtgggaaagtttgaaaacggcctcgtttcgtttccattgttacagctaaaacgtttttgcgtcagtcaaacgttgacgctgtgagccaattttaacacttctctattgtctcacagcgtggcgtgacacagtggcgtgtgtactgcatcgtttcatcgttttcatcccttttcgtctggacctgagtctttacagcagcgcgttgccgtgtggtcgcaagaattttcgtacccgttttcaaaaaaaaccttgtttcgttttcgtgtagccgtagccttaaacattttgaatgtaatTGAAGCTGTTGCACTGATAAatatcaagagcaccttgagcaaacagaaaaccccatggagaaacaccactactgtcaaaaacctgaaaagagattactttttttgtactttacgttcaacagacacTGAGGGTGGGGGGTATTTCTATATGCATTCACttcttttacattacatttagcagacgcttttacaaattaggatatgatgacagacacagtcatcattgaaaaaaataaacgtgcacaatcggcctcctataatgcaatctatgcagtttccaagtatataatctagcgagtgaaatgaaagaattttccgatttccatgtcttttttaaaaaaaaaatttaattatttttttttcccgttcccccccaatctcacggcccggtttggaatgtctcgCAGACCGGTACCGGTGGTTGGGGACCGctgtgttaaacgacatcaggttgaatactgattctggtaatgtttcagtcctggttctgttggacctcagcgctgcgtttgatactgtagatcacagaatcctgttgcacaggctggaaaactgggttggactttctggagcggtccttaactggttcaggtcctacttagaaggccggagttattttgttacaattggcagctatgaatctgagcgagtggccatgacttgtggagtcccccaggggtcaattcttggacctcttctgtttaacttgtatatgctccctttgggtcagatattgcagaactttaacatcaattatcacagttatgcagacgatacacaactttatgtgtctctgtcaccggacgactgcagcccagcagacgtactgtgtcagtgtctggaggaagtaaacacctggatgagagagaattttctacaattaaatgaagacaaaactgagatcattctgtttgggagcaaacagaattaaaggtttcctctcccaaaaagaccaggagaaactcatccatgcattcatctccagtagactccattactgtaacgctcttttaactggacttcccaaaaagagcattaaacatctgcagctcatccagaacgctgctgctcgagttttaacccggactaagagatctgaacacatcacaccagttttaaaatctttacactggcttccagtcagtcacagaataaattttaaaagcctgctgatggtttacaaatcccagaacggtttagggcca is a genomic window of Odontesthes bonariensis isolate fOdoBon6 chromosome 4, fOdoBon6.hap1, whole genome shotgun sequence containing:
- the cntf gene encoding ciliary neurotrophic factor, producing the protein MSTRRTRSTNGSDLSRTTAARAAAIAAQLHHECSILLELYRKKESLPPEVADGRLVSVPPSSSQLDTRDELWRLHSALLQCRSLLERAIAKEEEELGGGEKGEYENMRKTVKDRLSLLLINTGELLKATDGTTILTPSLEGLELDGPAVLFDLKLWVYRIFKEVDHWTKTAISTLQELPSGVAKERMRSTRLRSTRSTQR